GAGGCCTATGACAGCATCACCAAGCGGCTGGAGCAGCTGAAGGAAGGCGGCCATGACAAGGTCGACCGGATCGGCGCTGAACTGCAACTGCTGCTGGGCGGCCATAATCTGTCGGTGACCGTGTCGGGGCGCGAGAAGCATCCTTACTCCATCTGGAAGAAGATGCAGGAACGGCATATCAGCTTCGAGCAGCTGACCGACGTCATGGCCTTTCGGGTCATCACCGAAAGCACCGAGGATTGCTATCGCGCGCTGGGCGTGATCCACCAGACCTTCAAGATGGTGCCGGGCCGGTTCAAGGACTATATCTCCACCCCCAAGCGCAACGGCTATCGCTCGTTGCACACCACGGTCATCCATCAGGAAAATGCGCGTATCGAGGTGCAGCTGCGCAGCCGCGACATGCACAATGACGCCGAACTCGGCCTCGCGGCGCACTGGGCCTACAAGCAGAAGGGCGACGCCACCGACCAGAATGCCGCCTGGCTGCGCGATCTCGTTGAAATCCTGGAACAGAGCCAGGATGCGGACGAGCTGCTCGAACATACCCGCATGGCGATGTATCAGGACCGGATCTTCGCCTTTTCGCCCAAGGGCGAGTTGCACCAGTTGCCCAAGGGGTCGACCCCGGTCGACTTCGCCTATGCCGTCCACACCTCGCTGGGCAACCAGACGGTTGGCGCCAAGGTCAATGGCCGGGTGGTGCCGCTGCGCACCAGCCTCGAAAATGGCGACCAGGTCGAGATATTGAAATCGGCGGGGCAGGAACCGCAGCCCGGCTGGCTGACCTTTGCCATCACCGGCAAGGCCCGCGCCGCGATCCGCCGCTATATCCGCCAGAAGCAGCGCGGCGAGGAAGTGGCGCTGGGTGAAAAACTCTATGAGGAAATCATCGGCCGCTTCTCGCCCGAACTGGCGAGCGAACTGGGCGACAAGGCGCTCAATGCGGCGCTGAAACGGCTCAAGCTGGAGGATCGTGCGTCGCTGATGGTGGCGATCGCCACCCACAGGCTGCTCGATTCCGAAGTGATGGAGGCGCTGATTCCCGGCTCCACCAGCGGCCAGGAGATGGAGGAGGCGCATCCACGCCAGCATGCGCCGATCTCGATCCGCGGCCTGACGCCCGGCATTGCCTATGAACTGAGCGACTGCTGTCATCCGGTGCCGGGCGATCGTATCGTTGGCATCCGGCGCACCGGCGGTCCGATCGAGGTGCACACCATCGACTGCCGCACGCTGGAGGCGGGGCAGGACGATGATTGGGTCGATCTGAGCTGGGACAGCAAGTCCAAGGGCGGTACCGCCCGGCTGCAGGTCATCGTCAAGAACCAGCCCGGTGCGCTGGCGGCGGTCGCCAATGTGTTCGGCGCGACCAAGGCGAACATCCTCAACCTGCAACTGGTCAACCGCGAGGGGCCATTCCACACCGACATCATCGATCTGGAAGTGGCCGATGCCCAGCATCTGATGCGTATCCTGTCGGCGTTGCGGGCGCTCGACATCGTGGTGCAGGCGGACCGGGTCTGAGCATGCTGATGAGGGGCTTGGGCGCCCGAGGTCGCCCACGAATATGAAACCGGCTGGGCGCCTCTGGCGGAATGCTGTGCTGAGCGCTCTGTGTTGCGCATTCGTGGGAGGTGGCGGCTATACCGAGCCGCTCGATTTGACCGATATGCCGGCGGATGAGAAGGCGTCGCTTGTCGCCATAAGCAAATGGTTTGATTGTATGGGGGCGGTTGTCCACAAGGTAAAATCATCGGGTCGGTCACTTAACGATCGCGAGGCCAATGCATTCGGTTATGCCTGCCCGACCGAATTACGGGAGGCGGCAGAACGACTATCTGAGCGCAACTGGAGGGCTGATCACTCTATGCCTCCTGACTATTCAAAAATGAACCGGATACGGCGCATTTTGTATCACGAACGGGATCTGGCTGGCTCGTTCTGGTGCGATTTTCGGCAATGCTATCACTTATAGGTTTGGCCATTAAATAACGGGTGCGTCGATGGTCAACTTGCTGCCTTGTTTTTTACGCCTCGGCAGCGGTTGGTATGGGGGCGGCCCGCCCCCTTAGCGGAACACCCATTGCCGGTTGAGGCCGAACACCACGGCCGGGGTGACGAAGAGCATCGCCGGGATCGGCGACCATGCGGGCCAGCGCATATGGGTGACGCAGAGATAGACCCATAAGGCGTTGAGCGCATAGCTGACCAGCGAGACCGCAACGAAGCGGAAGCCGCGTGCGGCATGGCCCGACTGGCTGCCATGGCCGCGGAAGGTGAAGGCATTGTGCAGCACATAGCCCATGGCCACGGCGCAAAGATAGCCGATGCCGTTGGCGACCTGCGGATGGAGGCCGACCGGCGCCGCCAGCGTCCAGTAGATCGCCGCCTGGCAGGCGGTGATGAACAGGCCGGTCACGCCATAGCGCAATATCTGCCAGAACAGGTCCCGGTGCGCCGGCGACAATTGGTCGATGATTTTCATGCAGCCCCGTTGCGCTTTGATGCGGAGCGTCTAATCCACCGGCCATGAACTTGCAAAGCTGGCCTGCTTTTCGCGCCCGCGCGTCCCATTGGTTCGCGATCCTCACCGTCTATGCCGATCGCCACTGGAAGTGGCTGACTTTCCTGATCTGGATCGCGATCCTGGTCGGCATGCTGGTCGATCGCTGGCCCGCCATCCACTGGCTGACGCTCAGCGATACGGATGACAATATCCGCTTCGTCCAGGTCAAGGACTGGCTGGCCGGGCAGGGCTGGTATGATCTGCGCCAATATCGGCTCGATCCGCCGGGCGGCGCCAATATCCACTGGTCGCGGCTGGTGGACATTCCGCTTGCCGGGCTGATGCTGTTCTTCCGTGCCTTTGTCGAACAGGATCTGGCCGACCGGCTGGCCTGCGCGATCGCGCCGCTGCTGCCGCTGTTCCTGCTGATGCTGAGCCTGGGGGCGATCGCACGCAGGCTGGCGGGCGACGCGGTTGGTGCGCGCTGGGCCTGGCTGTTCGCGGTGCTGGCGCCGCTCGCCGCGCAGATGGGCCTTGGCATGTTCGCGCCGATGCGGATCGACCATCATGGCTGGCAACTGGCGCTGGCGCTGACGATGATGGCGGGGCTGATCGATCGCAACTGGCTGCGCGGCGGCGTGGTGGCGGGCGTGTCGAGTGCCCTGTCGGTGGCGATCGGCATGGAGATGATCGTCTATCTGGCCGCCGGCGGCGCGCTGGTGGCGCTGCGCTGGGTGTTCAGGGACGGGGCGGGGCGGCGGATGCTGCCCTATGGCCTCAGCCTCGCGGGGGCGACGTCGCTCTGCTACGTCATCTTCGCCAGCTATGACAATCGCCACATGGTGTGCGACGCCATCTCGCCGATCTGGGTCGCGGTGTTCGGCGCGGCGGGCGCGGGCATGGTGCTCTTGAGCCGCCTGCCGCTGCGGCTCTGGTGGCAGCGGCTGATCGCCGGCATGATCGTCGGCGGCGCGGTGGGCCTGTTCTTCCTCCTGAACTGGCCACAATGCCTGACCCCCTATCAGATCTCGCCCGAGCTGCAGCAGCTCTGGCTCGCCAATATCCGGGAAGCCAAGCCCATCACGGCGCAGGCGCAGAGCCTGGTCGTGCCGCTGTTGGCGCTGCCGGCGGTGGGCCTGATCGGCCTCATCTGGGCGCTATGGGATGTGCGGCGCGATAGCGACCGGCTCTGGGCGTTCGCGACGATCGGCCTGATGATGCTCTTCTCGACCGCTCTGCTCTTCTGGCAGTTGCGCGCGGGGCCGGCGGCGCAATTGCTGGCGATCCCGCCCGCCGCCTGGGCCGGGTGGCGGCTGGTGACGGCGATCTGCACCGGGGCGCGCCGGGTGCGCATCCTGGCCGGCATCGGCGCGCTGCTGGTTGGCGCCGTCGCCTTTGCCTATCCGCTCTATCCGCAGGCCATCGCGCTCTGGCAGCAGACGACCGGCACCAAGCCCAAACCCTGGCGCCCATCGGCCATCGCCCGCAATGATGCGATCAAGAAGGCCAATGGCCGGTGCCGCACCCTGCCGGCGCTGGAAGTGCTGGACCAGTTGCCGCCGGCGACCATCTTCACCATGGTCGACCTTGGCCCCCGCATCCTTGCGACCACCCATCATAGCGCGCTGGCCGGTCCCTATCATCGCAACGGTGCGACGATCCTCGACATGCACCATGCCTATGACGGGCCGGCCGATGCCTTCCGCCCGATCGCGGCCAGGCATCATGCGACCTATTTGCTGGTCTGCCCCAATTTTCCGGAAGGAACCATCTATCAGTCGCGCAGTCCGCAGGGTTTCTACGCCGACCTGATGCGGGGCACGATTCCCGTCTGGTTGCAGCCGGTGAAGCTGAAAACGGCGATGACGCTGCCCTACACGCTGTACCGCATCGATTATTCAGCGCCGCGCGGCAAAAAAGTCGCGCAGCAGCGCTGACCCTTCGGCCTCGGCCAGCCCGCCATAGATTTCCGGGCGGTGCAGGCATTGTGGCTGGGCGAAGAGGCGCGGCCCCTGTTCGATCGCGCCGCCCTTGGGATCGGACACCGCATAATAAAGCCGGGCGACTCGCGCATGGGAAATGGCGCCCGCGCACATCGGGCACGGTTCCAGCGTTACCCACAGGTCGCAATTGGTCAGGCGAAAGTCGCCGATATGCGCGGCTGCGGCGCGAATCGCCACCATCTCGGCATGGGCGGTAGGGTCATTGTCGCGCCGGTTGCGATTCTCGCCCTCGCCGATGATCGCGCCGTCGCGCGTCACCACGGCGCCGATCGGCACTTCGCCGGCCGCTTCCGCCGCATGCGCCAGTGCAAAGGCGCGACGCATGGGATCAGGCAGAGGAAAGGGCGAGGCCATGGTC
The sequence above is drawn from the Sphingobium sp. AP49 genome and encodes:
- a CDS encoding bifunctional (p)ppGpp synthetase/guanosine-3',5'-bis(diphosphate) 3'-pyrophosphohydrolase — its product is MLRQYELVERVKRYDPQADEAMINRAYVFSVQKHGSQKRASGDPYFSHPIEVAGILTDFYLDDQTIVTALLHDTIEDTLVTYDEIESAFGKDVARMVDGVTKLSKIEAMSENERAAENLRKFLLAMSDDIRVLLVKLADRLHNMRTLHFIKNEQKRRRIARETMDIYAPLAERIGMYDFMREMQLLSFRELEPEAYDSITKRLEQLKEGGHDKVDRIGAELQLLLGGHNLSVTVSGREKHPYSIWKKMQERHISFEQLTDVMAFRVITESTEDCYRALGVIHQTFKMVPGRFKDYISTPKRNGYRSLHTTVIHQENARIEVQLRSRDMHNDAELGLAAHWAYKQKGDATDQNAAWLRDLVEILEQSQDADELLEHTRMAMYQDRIFAFSPKGELHQLPKGSTPVDFAYAVHTSLGNQTVGAKVNGRVVPLRTSLENGDQVEILKSAGQEPQPGWLTFAITGKARAAIRRYIRQKQRGEEVALGEKLYEEIIGRFSPELASELGDKALNAALKRLKLEDRASLMVAIATHRLLDSEVMEALIPGSTSGQEMEEAHPRQHAPISIRGLTPGIAYELSDCCHPVPGDRIVGIRRTGGPIEVHTIDCRTLEAGQDDDWVDLSWDSKSKGGTARLQVIVKNQPGALAAVANVFGATKANILNLQLVNREGPFHTDIIDLEVADAQHLMRILSALRALDIVVQADRV
- a CDS encoding GtrA family protein — encoded protein: MKIIDQLSPAHRDLFWQILRYGVTGLFITACQAAIYWTLAAPVGLHPQVANGIGYLCAVAMGYVLHNAFTFRGHGSQSGHAARGFRFVAVSLVSYALNALWVYLCVTHMRWPAWSPIPAMLFVTPAVVFGLNRQWVFR
- a CDS encoding nucleoside deaminase, which produces MASPFPLPDPMRRAFALAHAAEAAGEVPIGAVVTRDGAIIGEGENRNRRDNDPTAHAEMVAIRAAAAHIGDFRLTNCDLWVTLEPCPMCAGAISHARVARLYYAVSDPKGGAIEQGPRLFAQPQCLHRPEIYGGLAEAEGSALLRDFFAARR